GCTTTTGCCTGTCAATCAGCTAAAGCCGGAAACACAGCAAAAGATGCTCATGTTCATGTCATGTCTGGTGTAAgtattatgaattaaaatatattcatgCAAAATCTAGGAAGGGGAAGCAGGGGAATTTGAAGTCATAGTGATAATGATAATCCTGTGAATTGCAGCATATTCCTTGCAAAATGTGAGTGGAGCATTgaattttggttgagaaataaaCAATGTCAATGGGTGAACTAGTGGAAATGGATACTGATCTTAATTAAGAATTAATGGAGTAAagcaagaaaaggaaaaaacaaaGTATGAGTCATGTCAGATTTCTCAGTCATGATTGAAAGTGGATTCTTAAGGTTAATGGCATATTGTTTAGACCACATGACACTGACAGCCGACCCAACTCTCAATTTAAGGTTTACAATTTCCTAAACCGTACGTTCTGATCATATCATTatcatttatttagttttaaaatttttatttatatattaaaacaaaGAGCATACACAAGTTATCATGCATGTTAAAACTTACACGCAAATTGCATTATTAATCAAAGTGCTGAGCCATTCTCTTCTGTTAAAATTACTATAAACATAGATGAAACAATAGTTTACAGGTTATCTGAATCCAACTAAAAGAATTCCATTTCATTGATGTGGGCAAAAGAACAGCTCTTGATTGTAATGTAACTATCTGCCACCTGATCAGCTTTTGCCAAAAAGGAAACTATGTAATAATACTACCACAAAATGTTAAAACTACAAATACATGGGTTGACGAATGGATGACGAGAGCATTGATGCATTTAAACATTAAGCATGCGATTAACAAGTgaatatagtttttattttgttaattgaaagaaaaaggcATGATTGAAAGCTTATTGGCGACTAATATTAcagaaatattatatataaaaaaagaatagTAGCCTTGAATATTAGATTATATATAAAGCATATCCAGCTTTGTGTATAGTTGAGTATTTGTGAAGGAAAATATGAGCCGAGGAGGAAGTTACGGCGGTGGGAAAAGTTCACTTGGCTACTTGTTTGGTTCAGATGAGCAGCCAAACGAAACTCGAGCCCCACCACCAGTTGTCAAGGCACCCTGGGGTGATGACAACAGCACCAACACACCCCAAGACAATCCTTCAAAGAAACTAAACGTCTCAAACAATTATCACAGAGCTCAGGGCCAGAATTCAGGCAACTTCCTCACTGTAAGTGAAGATTAGCATAGTTAAAGTTTTTCAACTTGACTGCAGTAGCTAGCTAGTGCGTGTGCTAAATTTCTTGGATCTTGGTCTTAGATTTGCTGATATATAAACTATTTTCATCAGGATCGTCCAACAACAAAGGTTCAGTCAGCTCCTGGGGGAGAATCATCTGTTGGGTACTTGTTTGGAGACAAGTGATCATTGATGCTATGCTTCGTCCTTCCTACTCTAAAATATGTGATTAAGGTTTGCAGTTGATCCCATGAATAAGGGTTTTGTGTGTTCCCATAAAGCAGCTGTGTGTCCAAATCGTAAAGCTAGTGTGATTGTGAATATAGACAATGAAGTGTGGTATTGGGTAACAAGTTATATCTAGCTTTGTACTTTTAATCATTGGAAGAAAGTGGCTGTATCATATAAAGTTCTTgaatttattactttttaaatcGTGGGTCATTGATATTCAATACCTGGTCTGGTACtttccaaattaatttaatattatattatcaaGCTGTTCAGTACGTTTAGCATATAAAAACAAGTGGCTTCTCATAGACTTTTCTGATTACACAGTTAAGCTCATTTGCTGGTTTGGATCTCTGACTCTTCCATGGCAAAGTGCACAGTAatacatataaatatgtaaCA
This Manihot esculenta cultivar AM560-2 chromosome 6, M.esculenta_v8, whole genome shotgun sequence DNA region includes the following protein-coding sequences:
- the LOC110618152 gene encoding protein SPIRAL1-like 5, which translates into the protein MSRGGSYGGGKSSLGYLFGSDEQPNETRAPPPVVKAPWGDDNSTNTPQDNPSKKLNVSNNYHRAQGQNSGNFLTDRPTTKVQSAPGGESSVGYLFGDK